A single window of Solenopsis invicta isolate M01_SB chromosome 3, UNIL_Sinv_3.0, whole genome shotgun sequence DNA harbors:
- the LOC105202760 gene encoding ceramide synthase 6, translating to MNIFRNISATFWSSDIWLPPNITWQDISPNADNKYANHQHLIFALPMALVLLGIRYTLERYWFIPLGKSLCIKDIRSKRAEPNKILEKAYLNKKPKYKQILALAKQLDWSERQVERWLRLHRSQDRPSTLTKFCECCWKCLYHASAFFYGLVVLWDKPWLWDIKHCYYNYPYHSVTNDVWWYYMIAMAFYWAVSISQFFDAKRKDFWQLFIHHIATILLLCFSWVGNLTRIGSLVLLVHDSADILLEAGKLAKYANYQKVCNCIYAVFVIVWIVTRMGVYPFWIIYSTSIQGPKIVPIFPAYYVFNSLLILLLFLHVIWTYLILKLAYRALNAGQIEGDIRSNSSDEVSDTLANNIPTNNNTNHVNKSNSKLKTN from the exons ATGaatattttccgaaatatatcagcCACTTTTTGGTCGTCGGACATTTGGTTGCCTCCTAATATTACGTGGCAGGATATCAGTCCAAATGCAGACAATAAGTATGCTAATCATCAGCATTTAATATTTGCGTTGCCTATGGCATTGGTTCTCCTAGGAATAAGATATACTCTTGAGAG GTACTGGTTTATTCCCTTAGGAAAATCGctttgtataaaagatattagaAGCAAAAGAGCAGAGCCCAACAAGATATTAGAAAAAGCATACCTTAATAAGAAACCTAAATATAAGCAG ATTTTGGCATTGGCTAAACAATTAGATTGGTCTGAAAGGCAAGTGGAGAGATGGCTTCGGCTGCATCGTTCTCAAGACAGGCCGTCTACTCTTACGAAATTCTGTGAATGTTG ttggaAATGTTTGTATCATGCGTCTGCGTTTTTCTATGGCCTTGTTGTTCTATGGGATAAACCGTGGCTTTGGGACATAAAGCATTGTTATTACAATTATCCCTATCACTCTGTTACCAATGATGTATGGTGGTATTATATGATAGCAATGGCATTTTACTGGGCAGTAAGCATTTCTCAATTCTTTGATGCGAAAAGGAAAGATTTTTGGCAGCTGTTTATTCATCATATAGCGACAATTTTACTTTTGTGTTTCTCATGGGTCGGGAATCTCACGAGGATCGGCAGTCTGGTCTTACTTGTGCACGATTCCGCGGATATATTGTTGGAG gcGGGAAAACTGGCAAAGTATGCAAATTATCAAAAAgtttgtaattgtatatatgcCGTATTTGTAATTGTCTGGATCGTAACACGTATGGGTGTATATCCATTTTGGATAATTTATAg CACATCTATACAAGGGCCTAAAATAGTACCGATATTCCCTGCATATTATGTCTTTAATTCTTTACTAATTTTACTACTGTTTCTTCACGTTATTTGGACTTATTTAATCCTTAAGCTCGCGTACCGCGCTTTGAATGCTGGTCAG ATAGAGGGTGATATTCGCAGTAATAGCAGCGACGAAGTATCCGACACTTTGGCCAATAATATTCCCACCAACAATAACACAAATCATGTTAACAAGTCAAATTCGAAACTGAAAACCAACTAA
- the LOC105202791 gene encoding LOW QUALITY PROTEIN: uncharacterized protein LOC105202791 (The sequence of the model RefSeq protein was modified relative to this genomic sequence to represent the inferred CDS: inserted 1 base in 1 codon; deleted 1 base in 1 codon), with the protein MAATDGQIVVAAARWAEEATYLREFVSKYRLPAVIKITKGQYGGLGVPTLPAPSLQSTALLISAGRRRKIVAQAVKIXEGRRVVGVGPRLAIPDSYAGYFEILSEEGRAVRGIESVSELSRRCPEEGALVRETVRGIACRVDDESGIVVPEGTRTLAAGETIVTVGEVALPGRGRFLRCVDCHGDSVLLGMDQRGRFSAMAREDNISGVHTARALLSKRLPLTVRLVHGQPPRGLKSSSQFVPELRLLSTFEEEHVFALPLQREGAAVALPLAAPLKLVKARNEEALRSMQEFTRLVERASRLVADVADRAHVLDGRLGESKPSRQTRSGSGFLRRPSTNSDHAPLSHHRNSSSGGGGGGGGAGHHHHHHHYHSNGHQPSSGHSGYRDENRVPPSSSNCTEEYDEIDQIYDYVRGFAPLPKSVRSPYESPSPPARGSTPPLTPVTVTIAPLLDDRPEPPPIETIPTKKIQAEKRTRRAVKEAPQPLARMEKPPLAKLYVKNSGTQRGRPLMRQKSASPLKETPPGYKGGSPLFNIRYKSLTNLQQAMELDGTLDSSHSGGRTSGDSGAGAKLPEKRSRRLSRPRSLTNLVWELRGGSGLGCTRPETPPPATAVPLPPTKCGPRLAVTVVAPRRVGTLYL; encoded by the exons ATGGCCGCGACCGACGGTCAGATCGTCGTCGCGGCGGCACGCTGGGCCGAGGAGGCGACGTACCTGCGTGAGTTTGTCTCCAAGTACCGACTGCCGGCGGTGATCAAGATCACGAAGGGCCAGTATGGCGGGCTGGGCGTGCCGACGCTACCGGCGCCGAGCTTGCAGAGCACCGCGCTGCTGATATCGGCCGGCCGTCGGCGTAAAATCGTGGCGCAGGCGGTGAAGA AGGAGGGCCGCCGGGTGGTCGGCGTGGGGCCGAGACTGGCGATACCGGACTCGTACGCGGGCTACTTCGAGATCCTGAGCGAGGAAGGTCGAGCGGTGCGCGGCATCGAGTCGGTGAGCGAGTTATCGCGAAGATGTCCGGAGGAGGGTGCTCTGGTGCGCGAGACTGTGCGCGGCATCGCCTGCCGAGTGGACGACGAGTCGGGTATCGTGGTACCGGAGGGCACGAGAACCCTCGCGGCCGGCGAGACGATCGTTACCGTCGGTGAAGTCGCCCTACCCGGTCGCGGTCGGTTTCTGCGCTGCGTCGACTGTCACGGCGACAGCGTGTTGCTCGGGATGGATCAGCGCGGACGCTTCAGCGCCATGGCGCGCGAGGACAACATCAGCGGCGTGCACACCGCCAGGGCGCTCCTCAGCAAACGTCTGCCGCTCACCGTGAGACTGGTGCACGGCCAGCCGCCGCGAGGACTCAAGTCATCGTCGCAATTTGTACCCGAGTTGAGGCTGCTGTCGACTTTCGAGGAGGAGCACGTGTTCGCGTTGCCCTTGCAGAGGGAAGGCGCGGCAGTCGCGCTACCGCTCGCGGCACCGCTCAAGCTGGTGAAGGCGCGAAACGAGGAGGCGCTCAGGTCGATGCAGGAGTTCACGAGGTTGGTGGAACGCGCCTCCCGTCTGGTTGCCGACGTGGCCGATCGGGCGCACGTGTTGGACGGTCGTCTGGGCGAGAGCAAGCCCTCCAGGCAGACGAGAAGTGGCTCGGGCTTCCTCAGAAGACCATCGACCAACTCGGATCACGCGCCGTTGAGCCACCATAGGaacagcagcagcggcggcggcggcggcggcggtggcgccggtcatcatcatcatcatcatcactaTCACAGCAACGGGCATCAGCCGTCCTCCGGACACTCGGGATACCGGGACGAGAATAGAGtaccgccgtcgtcgtcgaaCTGCACGGAGGAGTACGACGAGATCGATCAGATATACGACTACGTGCGCGGCTTCGCGCCCTTGCCGAAGAGCGTCAGATCGCCGTACGAGAGTCCC TCGCCGCCGGCCAGGGGTTCGACTCCGCCGTTGACGCCGGTGACGGTGACGATCGCGCCCTTGCTGGACGATCGACCGGAACCGCCACCGATCGAAACGATACCGACCAAGAAGATTCAGGCGGAGAAGCGTACTAGGCGCGCGGTCAAGGAAGCGCCGCAACCGCTCGCGCGGATGGAGAAGCCGCCGCTGGCGAAGCTCTACGTGAAGAACAGCGGCACGCAACGCGGCCGACCGCTAATGAGGCAGAAGAGCGCGTCGCCGTTGAAGGAAACGCCGCCGGGTTACAAGGGCGGTTCCCCGCTCTTCAACATACGTTATAAGAGCCTGACGAATCTTCAGCAGGCCATGGAACTTGACGGCACGCTGGACTCCAGTCACTCGGGCGGAAGGACGTCGGGTGACTCCGGCGCGGGCGCCAAGCTGCCAGAGAAGAG ATCGAGACGTTTAAGCAGGCCACGATCGCTGACGAATTTAGTCTGGGAGCTACGAGGTGGAAGCGGCCTCGGCTGCACGAGACCGGAAACTCCGCCGCCCGCAACGGCTGTACCGCTGCCACCGACTAAATGTGGTCCACGTCTGGCTGTCACTGTCGTGGCACCGCGACGTGTCGGCACGCTCTACCTCTAA